A genomic stretch from Acidobacteriota bacterium includes:
- a CDS encoding AraC family transcriptional regulator yields MKIKVWHLPEFNDIELLKGVQVKHPHPKHWHEEFHLCLIEQGTGQMFYRGAFHETHAGSLFIVHPGELHSNAATHQHGCSFRTLNVSPDIVQRALLYVNDGRQRLPFFPTPIICDQDLLAGFQSTHTSFEATASRLERETLLFDLLIKLISRYGENRMVLVDTGKEPAAVKLVRAYIEENYAENISLETLAHLTNLSPFHLNRVFSKAIGLPPHAFQTQVRLLKARKFLAQGKTISEATYDAGFADQSHFTRHFKRIFGFTPSNFCLLKEA; encoded by the coding sequence GTGAAAATCAAAGTCTGGCATCTTCCCGAATTTAACGACATCGAATTATTAAAAGGGGTTCAAGTCAAACACCCACACCCCAAACACTGGCACGAGGAATTTCATCTCTGCCTGATTGAACAGGGCACCGGACAGATGTTTTATCGCGGCGCATTCCATGAAACCCACGCCGGAAGTCTCTTCATTGTGCATCCCGGCGAACTTCATTCCAATGCCGCAACCCATCAACACGGCTGTTCATTTCGCACCTTGAATGTCAGCCCGGATATTGTGCAACGCGCCTTGCTTTATGTGAATGATGGCAGGCAGAGGTTGCCATTTTTTCCGACGCCGATTATTTGTGACCAGGATTTGCTTGCCGGTTTTCAATCTACGCACACCTCTTTTGAGGCTACGGCTTCGCGCCTCGAACGCGAAACCCTGCTGTTTGATCTCTTAATCAAACTCATCTCGCGTTATGGTGAAAATCGAATGGTGCTCGTTGACACCGGAAAGGAACCCGCAGCGGTTAAACTGGTGAGAGCGTATATCGAAGAAAATTATGCGGAAAATATTTCGCTTGAAACGCTTGCCCACCTGACCAATCTCAGCCCTTTTCATTTAAACCGGGTGTTCAGCAAAGCGATAGGCTTGCCGCCCCACGCTTTTCAAACCCAGGTTCGTCTGCTCAAAGCGCGAAAATTTTTAGCGCAAGGCAAAACGATTTCCGAAGCGACCTATGATGCGGGGTTTGCCGACCAGAGCCATTTCACGCGCCATTTCAAACGCATCTTCGGGTTTACGCCAAGCAATTTCTGTTTATTGAAAGAGGCTTAG